AGCGCACCCGCCCCCTACCTGCGGTGCTGCGGGTCTACCCGTCGTTCCGGTCCCGGGCGGAAGCGGAGCTGCGCATCGACAAGGCCCGCATCGTGGAGGTCGGGCTGCGCTCGGCGCGCGGTCACGGCGGTGGGACCGAGTTCGAGCAGCTGCGCGATTACACGGTCGACGACGAGTTCCGCCGCATCGACTGGGCAGCGACGGCCCGATCCGGCAAGGCGATCGTGCGCACCTACCGGGCCGAGCGGAACCAGACGGTCATCAGCCTGCTCGACAACGGCAGGGTGATGGCCGGCAGGGTCGACGGCGTCCCGAGGGTGGAGCACGCCATGGACGCGGTCATGATGCTCACCGCGGTCGCCAGCCGGCTCGGTGACCGTGCCGGGCTGGTGGCCTTCGACCGCAGCGTGCGGGCGGTCGTCCCTCCAGGGCACACCCGCGACCAGCTCACCCGCGTGACCGAGGCCATGTACGAGCTCGAGCCCCAGCTCGCCGAGAGCGATTACCGGGGCGCGTTCACACAGACCCTGGCCCGGTTTCGCCGGCGGGCGATGCTGGTGGTGTTCACCGACCTGGTCGAGCAGGCGGTTGGCGAGACGCTGCTGCCCGCGCTGGGGTTGATCGCCCGCAGCCACCTGGTGGTGGTGGCCGCGGTGCGCGACCCCGAGGTGGTGTCCTGGGCCCGCTCCTCGCCGCGCGATGCGTCGGAGGCGTACCGCAAGG
This DNA window, taken from Rhabdothermincola sediminis, encodes the following:
- a CDS encoding DUF58 domain-containing protein produces the protein MLVPTRRLAALAALAAVAVLVLGSETGFWLVNGALVVVAVIDGLLASPPASVRIERDLPEVVTLGSRAPLTWTVTNLGARPVRLAFADQLAPSLQAGTRRARLRVGPDQTAHVRTELAPTRRGRFEVEGMTLRVEGPLGLASRQRTRPLPAVLRVYPSFRSRAEAELRIDKARIVEVGLRSARGHGGGTEFEQLRDYTVDDEFRRIDWAATARSGKAIVRTYRAERNQTVISLLDNGRVMAGRVDGVPRVEHAMDAVMMLTAVASRLGDRAGLVAFDRSVRAVVPPGHTRDQLTRVTEAMYELEPQLAESDYRGAFTQTLARFRRRAMLVVFTDLVEQAVGETLLPALGLIARSHLVVVAAVRDPEVVSWARSSPRDASEAYRKGAAIVALEERQRTTARLRGAGATVVDAPPGELAPRLADAYLKVKATGRL